The following is a genomic window from Mycolicibacterium sp. TY81.
TGCGGAAGAACCAGACACAGGCGAACGCCGTGATGCCGTAGTACCAGCAGATCATGATGCCAAGGGCGGCAATGGTATCCAGCAGCGTGCGTTCGGACAGCAGCGTCACGATGGTGTAGAACGCGGCGGTCACCACGCCGGCGACGACGGTGCTGTACACCGGCGACAGGGTGCGCGGGCTGACACTGGCGAACCGCTTGGGGAAGGCCCCGTAGGTGCCCATGGCCAGCATGGTGCGGGCGGCCGGCAGCACGGTGGTCTGCAGGCTGGCGATCGACGAGGCGAACACCGCCAGCAGGAGCAGCGGCCCGCCCCATTCGCCGAGGACCGGATAGGCCAGCGCGCCGAAGACGTTGGCCGCGTTGTCCTTGTTGCCCAGTCCGAGGCCGGTGTCGCCGATCCCGGCATACATCATCACGGCGACTGCGACCAGGAGGTACGTCAGCAGGATCGACAGGACGCAGAGCAATCCGGCACGGCCGGGCACCTTGGTGGGGTCCTTGCATTCCTCACCGAGGGTCAGACAGGTGTCCCAGCCCCAGAACGCGAAGATGGAGCCGATGAGCCCGATCACGAAGGCGCTCATGGTGAGTCCGGTGAACGGGTCGAACCAATCGATATCGAAGCTCAGGTGCCCTTCGGCCCCGCCGGACCGCACGATCGCGACGATCGAGAACGTGATGAGCACGATCATCTGGAAGCCGACCAGCACGTACTGCACCTTCTCGCTGGTCGTGATGCCACGGCACGAGATGTAGGTGGCGATGGCCAGCAGCGCGACGGTCGAGCCGATGTTGACCCAGACGTTGTCGGCGGAGAGCGTGGCGAGGTTCTCATTGTGGAGCACCTTGCCCAGGAACTCGTAGCCGAACTGGACACCGATCGACGCGAGATTGGACAGCACGATGATGGTGGCGATCACCATGCCCCAGCCGCACATCCAGCCGACGTACGGGCCGAAAGCCTTGGTGGACCACGTGAATGACGCGCCGCAGTCGGGTGCCCGCGAGTTCAGTTCGCGGTATGCGTAGGCGGTCAGGAACATGGGGATGAAGCCGGCGATCAGGATGGCCGGCATCTTCAGCCCGACCGCCGCGACGATCAGCCCGATGCTGGCGGTGAGCGTGTAGCCCGGTGCCACGGTCGAGATACCGAGGATGGCCCCGGTGAAGGTGCCGATTCTGCCTGCGGCGAGGCCCTTGGCGACGAGGCCTTCTTCCCGCTCTACGCGAGCGAGGTCGGAATCGGCCAGTTGTTCAGTCATTATCAGCCCCTTCAGCTTTCGGAACCACGATCATGGGGACCTGCAGGACGCGCAGCATTTTTGCCGCGGTCGATCCCAGGAAGAGCCGGCGGGGCTGTGCGAGCCGGCTGGACCCGACCATGATCACGTCGCCGTCATGCCAGCCGAGCTTGTTGACGGCGTCCTCGACACCGGCGCCGGTGGCCACGCGCGAGCTGACCGGAATGCCTTCCGGCAGAAATGCTTTCGCTTGGTCGAGGGCCTTCTGTGCGTGCTGCTGTGCCAGCTCCAGATCGTCGGCGTCGTCGACGGCGACCAGCGACACCAGACGCAGGGGCGTCCCGGTGTCCCGGCAGAGCCGCAGCGCGCTGTCCAGGAGCGCCTTGGCGCCCGGCCGGGTGCCGACGGCGCACGTGACTTCCCGAATCCGGTCATTGTGCTTCAGACGGGCGCCGCGCGGCGCGATGACCACGGGAATCGGCGACGCGTGGACCAGGTCGTTGACCACCGAGCCGAGGGACAACGAGCCGGCGATACCGCCGCCCGCGCCGCCGACCACGAGGGCCTCGGCCCCGGCGGCTTCTGCCGCGGCGATCAGGCCCGCGGTGCTGGACTCGTCGAAGCTCAGGTGGGTCGTCACCTTGAGGTCGCTGGGGACCCCGGCCGCGGCTGCGGCGAGCCAACTTTCGGCTTCGCGCTGCAGGATGCCGCCGGGCGTGGTGGCCAGCGCCGACCGGTCGCTGGGCAGCACCATGCACAGGTCGATCTCGGCGCCGAGGGTGCGGGCGATCTGCTCGCCGACGGCGACGGCGTCGTCACCGCCGGGTGTCGCGAGATACGCGACGGCGATTCGCGGAGTGGTCACGGCTCAGCCTTCTTCGCAGTTGGAGGACATGTGGCAGGCCTTCGGCGGCGTCGGTGCGACGTCGATCGACGGGTTGCGATCGAAGAAGCCGACGGGCTTGAGCCAGAAGTTGACGGTGTCGACCGGCATGATCGGCCAGTCTTCCGGCCGGGTGATGTGGTGGATGCCGAACACGTACCACAGCACCACGTCGGTGTTCTCGATCGAGCGGTTCGCCTCGGTCCACATCGGCAGGCCGGTGTCTTCCTTGCTCTGTGTGACGAATTCACCCGCGGGCCAACGCTCTTCGGGAGAGTTGGGGGTGACCCACACGGTGTGCTCGATGGCGCGGCAGCGTGCCAGAACCGGGGAGTTCGGATCGAACATGGCGGGGAAGGCGCCGCCGGGCACCAGCTTGTACGCCGGTGGGGTTCCGATGCCGTTGCGGACGTTGTCGTTGACGACCTTCCATGCCCGTTGGGTCTGGAAGTTCATGTTCTGCTTGCCCTCGGCCTCGGTGCGCAGCGGGGTGTTGCGCTGCCGCAGCGACAGTCCGTAGGGATTGTCCGGTCCCATCGGTTCGATCTCGGTCTCGCTGGCGTACACCGTGTTCTC
Proteins encoded in this region:
- a CDS encoding universal stress protein: MTTPRIAVAYLATPGGDDAVAVGEQIARTLGAEIDLCMVLPSDRSALATTPGGILQREAESWLAAAAAGVPSDLKVTTHLSFDESSTAGLIAAAEAAGAEALVVGGAGGGIAGSLSLGSVVNDLVHASPIPVVIAPRGARLKHNDRIREVTCAVGTRPGAKALLDSALRLCRDTGTPLRLVSLVAVDDADDLELAQQHAQKALDQAKAFLPEGIPVSSRVATGAGVEDAVNKLGWHDGDVIMVGSSRLAQPRRLFLGSTAAKMLRVLQVPMIVVPKAEGADND
- a CDS encoding APC family permease, coding for MTEQLADSDLARVEREEGLVAKGLAAGRIGTFTGAILGISTVAPGYTLTASIGLIVAAVGLKMPAILIAGFIPMFLTAYAYRELNSRAPDCGASFTWSTKAFGPYVGWMCGWGMVIATIIVLSNLASIGVQFGYEFLGKVLHNENLATLSADNVWVNIGSTVALLAIATYISCRGITTSEKVQYVLVGFQMIVLITFSIVAIVRSGGAEGHLSFDIDWFDPFTGLTMSAFVIGLIGSIFAFWGWDTCLTLGEECKDPTKVPGRAGLLCVLSILLTYLLVAVAVMMYAGIGDTGLGLGNKDNAANVFGALAYPVLGEWGGPLLLLAVFASSIASLQTTVLPAARTMLAMGTYGAFPKRFASVSPRTLSPVYSTVVAGVVTAAFYTIVTLLSERTLLDTIAALGIMICWYYGITAFACVWFFRKELFLNAHNVIYKLVFPLLGGIMLLSVFVKSVLVSMDPTASGSGAEIGGIGLVFYLGFGILIFGAVLMLVMRASQPAFFRGETLTMDTPPLP